One Perca flavescens isolate YP-PL-M2 chromosome 9, PFLA_1.0, whole genome shotgun sequence genomic window carries:
- the LOC114561560 gene encoding desmoglein-3-like, whose amino-acid sequence MTVEVCTCVDGVVCGKRATSKRSEFGPLGVGLLHLGLLLLLLLLLLLLFCQCGGARGLPGGFTERPFDTKSHLINYRTEGQGENMEVPLLDVPTQIDGNMANVNMGMANNTLAMAPMAGLDFQRSITSMDGMNRAGYQEVFSSGHREGAWGVMNQQGGRDFYLGVGGGMYDGIALPDHFLAQYYTQKVASGNDNLGGKDCLLVCDYDLHFLNDLRTKFKTEPSRAEPSRVEQVPCSGKTP is encoded by the exons ATGACGGTCGAAGTCTGTACCTGTGTGGACGGGGTGGTGTGTGGAAAACGAGCCACCAGCAAAAGATCAGAGTTCGGACCTTTAGGCGTCGGACTGCTGCACCTGGGTCTGCTGCTGTTACTAC TACTTCTTCTGTTGCTGCTCTTCTGCCAATGTGGGGGGGCTAGGGGCTTGCCAGGGGGCTTTACTGAGAGGCCTTTCGACACCAAATCACACCTCATTAACTACCGCACTGAGGGCCAGGGAGAGAACATG GAGGTACCGCTACTGGACGTGCCAACACAAATAGATGGAAATATGGCCAACGTGAATATGGGCATGGCTAACAATACTCTAGCAATGGCGCCCATGGCAGGTTTGGATTTCCAGAGATCCATTACTTCCATGGATGGGATGAACAGGGCTGGCTATCAAGAAGTTTTTTCAAGTGGCCACAGAGAAGGGGCATGGGGGGTGATGAACCAGCAGGGCGGCAGGGACTTCTACTTAGGAGTAGGTGGAGGAATGTATGACGGCATTGCTCTGCCAGACCACTTCCTGGCACAGTACTACACTCAG AAGGTGGCCAGTGGAAATGACAACCTTGGAGGAAAGGACTGTCTTTTGGTTTGTGACTACGACCTGCACTTCCTCAATGACCTCAGGACAAAGTTCAAGACCGAGCCAAGCCGAGCTGAGCCGAGCCGagttgagcaggtaccatgtagtgGAAAAACACCATAA
- the LOC114561561 gene encoding desmoglein-2-like — translation MSISQVRFHCEVIPCIVFQLQAVAVVKAYCSLAPPKSLFENEDYTKDFIAKINSDLDDGNGNIVYSLEGHGANQNPFNVFVVNPRSGHICVTKILDREFMDFYNLAGVARYKNGSLAEDNVNIIIKVVDENDNSPVFQDIQTGGVNEGSPVDTPVMRVIATDDDEPGNVNSQIAYHIIDQTPADDLFRMNKSGYIFVKRSGLDREQQADGKFKRALEDPLYATHPPQPGELVETKPELKGE, via the exons ATGTCAATCAGTCAAGTAAGGTTCCATTGTGAAGTAATTCCATGTATTGTATTCCAGCTGCAGGCTGTTGCTGTGGTGAAGGCCTACTGCTCTCTTGCCCCACCAAAATCACTGTTCGAAAATGAAGACTACACCAAAGACTTTATTGCCAAG ATTAATTCCGATTTGGATGATGGGAATGGGAATATTGTATACTCTCTAGAAGGCCACGGTGCAAACCAAAATCCCTTCAATGTGTTTGTAGTCAACCCTAGAAGTGGACACATTTGTGTCACCAAAATTCTTGACAGGGAATTCATGGATTTCTACAAT ctGGCAGGTGTTGCTAGGTACAAGAATGGCAGCCTTGCAGAGGACAACGTTAACATAATAATCAAGGTTGTAGATGAAAACGACAACTCTCCAGTGTTTCAAGACATCCAGACCGGGGGGGTGAATGAAGGCAGTCCTGTAG ATACTCCAGTTATGAGAGTAATTGCAACTGATGATGATGAACCAGGGAATGTGAACTCTCAGATCGCCTATCACATCATAGATCAGACTCCAGCTGATGACCTGTTTCGCATGAACAAATCTGGATACATCTTTGTCAAACGATCTGGTCTGGACAGAGAG cagcaggcAGATGGAAAGTTCAAAAGAGCTCTGGAAGACCCACTGTACGCTACCCACCCACCCCAACCAGGGGAGTTGGTGGAGACTaaaccagagctaaaaggagaatAA